TTCCCCGCATTGTGACTCCATTCCTTTACGTTCATGTATTCCCAGCGTAACCCCCCGATCGAGAGAGGAACATGTGCACCGCGGGGCGAACAGCCCCTGATCAGAGGTCTAGCACTGCCCGCCGGGCGCGGATACCCGCGGCGAGGGCGTCGGGGATCACCGACGCCAGACCGGTGCCGGACAGCCAGCCGCCGGTGACGTCCAGGCCCCGCGTACCCTCGACCACGTCGCGCACCTGGCGGATGCGCTCCGGCGCGCCGATGGTGGCCGGCGAGAGCCCGTCGCTCCACAGGGTGCGGGCGAATCCGCGTACCTGCTCCGGTGCGAGGTCGACGCCGAGGATGGCGGCGGCGTCGCGCACGGCGAGGCCCATGAACTCATCGTCCGAGAGGTCGAGGGTGGGCACCGGCGCACCCGCGCGCCCGTAGGAGAGTCGCACCACGTGCCGGCCTGGCGGGGTGAGGGCGTCGATCCAGGCCCATTTGGCGGTGATGTGGGTGAGCGCCTTGGCCGTGACACCGGGGGTGCCGACCGCGACAAGAACGCCGGTGCCGCGCGGCTGCGCGTCCAGGGCTGGTGCGTCGAGCACCAGGGTCGCCAGCTCAACAGCGGCCGGGGCCGGCCAGTCGAGCGCGGCGAGAGCGGCGTACTCGGCGCCGAGCGGGGCGAGCAGGGCCAGGGCGGATGCCGCGGGAACGGCCAGGATCACGTGGCGGGCCTCGAGCGTGACCGGCTCGGCCGGGGCGGGGGCGGCGTCGGGCACGGCATCCGACACGGCGTCCGGCGGGGTGTCGGAGGCGGCGTCGGCGGCCGGGGCGTCCGCGGCGCATTCGACGAGCCAGCTGCGCACCGTCGTGTCGGTACCGTCCTCGGCGACGGTCGGGGTGTCGACAGGGCGGAACGAGGCCACGGCGGCGCCGGTGCGGATCTCGACGTCGAACCGCTCGAGGTCCTCGACGAGGGTGTCGACCAGACGGTGCATGCCGCCGCGGAGCCCGCGCACGGCCGAACCGGCCGGCGCGGCGATGCGC
This is a stretch of genomic DNA from Cryobacterium soli. It encodes these proteins:
- a CDS encoding protoporphyrinogen/coproporphyrinogen oxidase; this translates as MLDVIVIGGGVAGLVAARECAHLGLNVLVLEAADVVGGAVAGHEVAGLPLDAGAESFAVRGNTVAAFVANLGLTDQIIEPNPAGAWLHLPPLRPGGAPVSVPLPRAGVLGIPGSPLADDVRRAIGWSGALRAYADRLMPVLKIGREHSLGELVQKRMGSKVLDRLVNPVAGGVYATDAVDLEVDVVAPGLNRTLTTAGSLSGAVTAMRIAAPAGSAVRGLRGGMHRLVDTLVEDLERFDVEIRTGAAVASFRPVDTPTVAEDGTDTTVRSWLVECAADAPAADAASDTPPDAVSDAVPDAAPAPAEPVTLEARHVILAVPAASALALLAPLGAEYAALAALDWPAPAAVELATLVLDAPALDAQPRGTGVLVAVGTPGVTAKALTHITAKWAWIDALTPPGRHVVRLSYGRAGAPVPTLDLSDDEFMGLAVRDAAAILGVDLAPEQVRGFARTLWSDGLSPATIGAPERIRQVRDVVEGTRGLDVTGGWLSGTGLASVIPDALAAGIRARRAVLDL